Proteins co-encoded in one Opitutales bacterium genomic window:
- a CDS encoding HEAT repeat domain-containing protein, translated as MMNWLTKILRIYPGEIVPVSQFVLLSLLMQAGLTAGITAADSIFFVQEGVDKLPVIYIAAPVMMLFYIPLITVLLSRFGIEFVVRFSNTILLMGGVGLFAGFYLSGSGDSGYPTWLIYTAKLYTYLWYVGIYSTLWNYIDTYFDLQTGKRVYGLFSAGAALGAMLGGALVKSITEYASVEWVFLVWSACALAAFGVLAWINKTQVKLTDTDTEDGPEGTFLERLSHMLETFNGSRFAILITLLLFSTLSLTSVCEFITMGIFSEGRSEEELAGLFGMLTMATNGLNLFINLFLFNKLVAVFGVRNMAFIQPIAYLAVFLTFSFTDAFAAAFLGYMAYQTLLVSIDNNNYNFLFNALPNKAKEQIRTFIEGFCEPCAAAIAGIFLLTWGRDMTVPKLAGTALAGVAAMFICVALLRNEYIQALVRNLRSTWLDLSISLKDTVQSLSRGELNRIITYARSDDYRSALTAIRFLWLRDQKLALESLIDLMPRLDDDDLNEAARILEEILVAENPEVTAQLILWIEDINHTSVLKHPRIFETLVTHGLLSDASIQLLMPQGTQIARHPMHASGTHDEATARDRGHFLQQLADMLHGGDSDRVIALKILNNRGERSFIPEVIPYATHENPSVRLAALEALAKLSGPDDQAYVRPLIKKLRLDDQREVKATIDMIAHTGDMGAVGLLIERSNTFTPSENLLLERTIATLGKRCVPIVVESLLNPRLNYRSRECAAQILSHISFYQLEVLFHSIVREELKRSTGFADFYRFLAHPEISSPALNLLPRYYSEQTVAATNFILSLYQLMGRLPDMDLIRSTLYSDNIKERGNAAETVSQSCGRIVSAKIFSNIEKVGRYGPIQTHSVRVSGQALRTWLSQQAEQTSELEWILTIQAMWELKDEAANAVCHKRLVNSESSLEREQMRELIKRSVADRSKRLPIYTPAERIWAASQSQLLDGLDLFEITHMIDSIKSRDFEPESTVIPPDSEAKSAWFVHEGSVDFRLNEGDAWNTLENPQAFGHEAAISEGPHQIVARAGREGCRLFEVDHRAIQRAIDVSANVGIHFLTLKVGYRP; from the coding sequence ATGATGAACTGGTTGACAAAAATCCTACGCATCTACCCAGGCGAGATCGTTCCAGTCTCACAGTTTGTGCTGTTATCTCTGCTGATGCAGGCGGGATTGACCGCCGGCATCACGGCGGCGGATTCCATTTTCTTCGTCCAGGAAGGGGTAGATAAACTACCCGTGATCTACATAGCAGCACCGGTTATGATGCTGTTTTATATCCCGTTGATCACGGTACTCCTCAGCCGATTTGGGATCGAATTTGTCGTCCGTTTCAGCAACACGATTCTGCTTATGGGAGGCGTCGGACTCTTTGCTGGATTCTATCTTTCAGGGAGTGGAGACAGCGGATACCCGACCTGGCTCATCTATACGGCAAAGCTCTACACCTATCTCTGGTATGTCGGCATTTATTCCACACTGTGGAACTACATCGACACTTATTTCGACCTCCAGACAGGCAAGCGCGTTTATGGGCTATTCAGTGCTGGGGCTGCACTCGGGGCGATGCTGGGAGGGGCTTTAGTCAAATCGATCACCGAGTATGCGTCAGTCGAATGGGTATTTCTGGTGTGGAGCGCTTGCGCGCTTGCTGCCTTTGGGGTGCTGGCTTGGATCAACAAAACCCAAGTAAAACTGACGGATACCGATACCGAAGACGGGCCAGAAGGGACGTTCCTAGAACGGCTGAGTCACATGCTTGAGACCTTTAATGGCTCCCGCTTTGCGATCCTCATCACCCTACTGCTCTTCTCCACACTGTCGCTCACGAGCGTCTGTGAATTTATTACCATGGGCATCTTCTCGGAGGGTAGAAGTGAGGAGGAGCTGGCGGGGCTTTTCGGGATGCTCACGATGGCCACCAACGGGTTGAACCTGTTCATCAACCTCTTTCTGTTTAATAAGTTGGTCGCCGTGTTCGGGGTAAGAAATATGGCCTTCATTCAGCCCATAGCCTACCTCGCTGTCTTTCTTACCTTCTCGTTCACCGATGCATTCGCGGCAGCCTTCCTAGGCTACATGGCCTACCAGACCCTCTTGGTATCCATTGATAACAACAACTACAACTTCTTGTTCAACGCCCTCCCCAACAAAGCCAAGGAGCAAATCCGTACGTTTATCGAGGGATTTTGCGAGCCGTGCGCCGCGGCCATTGCGGGTATTTTCCTGCTGACCTGGGGAAGAGATATGACGGTGCCCAAGCTTGCCGGAACTGCCCTTGCCGGTGTCGCGGCCATGTTTATCTGCGTTGCCCTGCTGCGAAACGAATATATACAAGCTTTAGTACGCAATCTTCGAAGCACCTGGCTTGATCTATCCATCTCGCTAAAAGATACCGTCCAATCGCTCTCCCGTGGCGAACTGAACCGCATCATTACTTATGCGCGATCCGACGACTACCGATCTGCATTAACGGCGATTCGTTTTTTATGGCTGCGCGATCAGAAACTCGCCCTTGAATCGCTCATCGATCTGATGCCACGCCTGGACGACGACGACCTAAACGAAGCCGCACGCATATTAGAAGAGATCCTAGTTGCAGAAAATCCCGAGGTCACCGCGCAGCTAATCCTTTGGATTGAGGATATAAACCATACATCGGTCCTGAAGCATCCTCGTATTTTCGAAACACTGGTCACTCATGGGCTGCTCTCGGACGCGTCGATTCAATTGCTCATGCCGCAGGGCACACAGATCGCAAGACACCCCATGCATGCATCTGGGACCCATGACGAAGCGACTGCGCGCGATCGCGGACATTTTCTTCAGCAGCTCGCAGATATGCTGCATGGCGGGGATTCCGATAGGGTCATTGCCCTCAAAATTCTCAATAACCGCGGTGAGCGTTCTTTTATACCTGAGGTCATTCCTTACGCGACACACGAAAACCCATCCGTTCGTCTAGCTGCTTTGGAAGCATTGGCGAAGCTCTCTGGACCCGACGACCAAGCTTATGTCAGGCCCCTCATCAAGAAATTGCGCCTAGACGATCAAAGAGAGGTGAAAGCAACCATAGACATGATCGCCCACACGGGCGATATGGGTGCGGTGGGCCTCTTGATTGAACGCAGCAACACCTTTACCCCGAGCGAAAATCTGCTGCTCGAACGGACGATCGCGACCCTCGGAAAACGCTGCGTACCGATCGTTGTCGAGAGCCTCCTCAATCCACGCTTAAACTATCGATCACGCGAGTGTGCCGCACAGATCCTGAGCCATATCTCCTTCTATCAACTGGAAGTGTTGTTTCACTCGATCGTACGAGAGGAGCTAAAACGTTCTACGGGCTTTGCAGATTTCTATCGATTCCTCGCTCACCCAGAGATCAGCAGCCCAGCGCTCAACTTGTTGCCACGGTATTATTCGGAACAAACCGTCGCTGCGACGAATTTTATTCTCAGCCTCTATCAATTGATGGGGCGCCTTCCAGACATGGATCTCATCCGTTCGACGCTTTATTCAGATAACATCAAAGAGCGCGGTAACGCGGCCGAGACCGTCAGTCAGTCATGCGGCCGAATCGTCAGCGCCAAAATCTTCAGTAATATCGAGAAAGTCGGCCGGTATGGCCCTATACAGACTCATAGCGTGCGCGTCAGCGGTCAGGCTCTCCGCACTTGGCTCTCCCAACAAGCAGAACAGACATCCGAGCTCGAGTGGATTTTGACCATTCAGGCAATGTGGGAGCTCAAAGACGAAGCGGCCAATGCAGTCTGCCACAAACGACTCGTAAATTCTGAGAGTAGTCTAGAGCGTGAACAAATGCGTGAGTTAATAAAGCGTTCAGTCGCCGACCGCTCGAAGCGCCTACCGATTTACACACCAGCCGAACGTATTTGGGCCGCATCTCAATCGCAGCTGCTCGACGGCCTCGATCTCTTTGAGATCACACACATGATCGACTCGATAAAATCGCGTGATTTCGAACCGGAATCTACGGTGATCCCACCGGATTCTGAGGCAAAATCTGCGTGGTTTGTGCATGAGGGTTCAGTCGACTTCCGGCTTAATGAAGGCGATGCCTGGAACACGCTAGAAAACCCTCAAGCCTTCGGGCATGAAGCCGCCATCTCAGAGGGCCCTCACCAGATCGTGGCACGCGCAGGACGAGAGGGTTGCCGACTTTTTGAGGTAGATCATAGAGCCATTCAACGGGCCATCGATGTTTCCGCCAATGTCGGCATTCACTTCCTCACACTCAAGGTAGGATACCGCCCTTAG
- a CDS encoding class I SAM-dependent methyltransferase — protein MVEESANESNKSAWDRLYRATSNPVWGEEPLAFLESVIEPLGTNLGAGRTFLDAATGEGRNLPFFIDAGNEIYACDASAGALSKLAQRFGNRIKTTQCDLSQTPYPNASFDLILMADVIETLPEAAQVLEEMARVLRPGGKLLCNIPDDTEEIAGEDMVGLGSHTYLYQNNYYYRFYSREQAIGLLEKAGMEVIYAEEHTWSEAPHPEFRSYAHDHRSLVLISRKPMA, from the coding sequence ATGGTAGAGGAAAGTGCTAACGAATCTAACAAGTCCGCATGGGACCGGCTTTATCGCGCGACCTCAAATCCAGTCTGGGGCGAGGAGCCACTGGCCTTTCTAGAAAGTGTGATTGAGCCTTTGGGAACTAACTTGGGAGCAGGCCGTACTTTTCTTGATGCAGCCACGGGTGAGGGGCGCAATTTGCCATTTTTTATTGATGCGGGAAATGAAATCTACGCCTGCGACGCTTCTGCGGGAGCCTTGTCCAAGTTGGCTCAACGGTTTGGTAATCGTATCAAAACGACTCAGTGTGACCTTTCTCAAACGCCCTATCCGAACGCTTCGTTTGATTTGATCCTGATGGCAGATGTCATCGAAACTCTTCCAGAAGCAGCTCAGGTTTTAGAAGAGATGGCTCGAGTATTACGCCCCGGAGGCAAACTCCTGTGTAATATCCCGGACGATACTGAGGAGATCGCCGGAGAGGATATGGTAGGCTTGGGTAGCCACACCTATCTGTACCAGAATAATTACTACTACCGTTTCTATTCTCGCGAACAGGCGATAGGTCTGTTGGAAAAGGCAGGAATGGAAGTGATTTATGCAGAGGAACACACCTGGTCGGAGGCACCACATCCCGAATTTCGCAGCTACGCCCATGACCACCGCAGCTTGGTTTTGATCAGCCGCAAGCCTATGGCTTAG